In a single window of the Trichoderma breve strain T069 chromosome 6, whole genome shotgun sequence genome:
- a CDS encoding major facilitator superfamily domain-containing protein translates to MDSKGHASESSMEVRQEPPNPEEKPNDAQSFPDGGLQAWLVVLGAFFGLFISFGWTNCVGVFQEYYETHQLASFSPSTVSWIPAVSMCTIFIAGPFVGQLFDHFGPRVLLLLGSTIHVFGLMMASISSQYYQFILCITTWFLKKRALAMGIAASGSSMGGVVMPIMVNRLIPIIGFGWTMRTCAFMMLGLLIITNLTVRSRLRPQPKNFGVASFFAAFKDPPFLLLAMAGFFYSMGMSPELAGYLVSMFNGASGIGRILPGYIADKVGNFNVSLFAACLSTILVFGVWLPGHSHATTIVFASLFGLSTGTYTAMSPALVAQISDIREIGLRSGAMYAFMSIAALTGSPIGGALITAAGGSYWKLQVFTGVMLAVGSAFYGASKLYLAKVAALGKTSNPVSNTGSPSFRHHRNHEKAFGAIAQPVMEQHIDAMVVGLGFSGIYQLYKLRELGLSVKAVEAAPEVGGTWYWNRYPGATSDTHSEVFRYSWDKEDLLTYPWKTRYLPQAEIKGYLKHVVKRHDLEQHIQLNTRMESAHYLDNSWQIRLSTGETFRARYLTTALGALSKTYFPQIPGLDTFTGEMYHTGNWPDAHDFSKKCVGVIGNGSTGVQLIISLADQAKQLVSFQRHPQHVVPNGDGQVTAEDRKRINKNYDEIWKNVKTNISGHAITESSIPAMSVTAEERERVFEQVWKTGNGIKFLFGTFGDIAISDEANKEAADFIGRNIKHIVKDPIKARTLTPPGGFNRRPVTANGYYETFNKENVDVVDVLNTPMEIFPNGIKLSDGTVYNLDVIVFATGFDAVDGMYHEISIVGQSGRTLEDHWADGAKAYLATTMNGFPNMFVVNGPQGPLTNVPPLIETQVDFITGLIATAETSKEKMATESQNGNKQLGPVIEVTQEAEDGWLAKINEIGAMTVFAKGGSWLTGANVDGKKQVFLYYVGGVGNYNRVVQAEIDAGYPSFNRFY, encoded by the exons ATGGACTCCAAGGGGCATGCCTCTGAATCTTCCATGGAGGTTCGTCAAGAGCCTCCTAACCCTGAAGAAAAGCCCAACGACGCTCAGTCATTTCCCGATGGAGGCTTGCAAGCATGGCTTGTTGTTTTGGGAGCGTTTTTTGGTCTGTTTATCAGCTTTGGATGGACGAACT GTGTCGGCGTGTTCCAAGAATACTATGAAACCCACCAGCTGGCCTCATTCTCACCGAGTACAGTGTCTTGGATTCCAGCAGTGTCTATGTGCACAATATTCATTGCA GGACCTTTCGTGGGACAGCTGTTTGACCATTTCGGCCCTAGAGTTCTCCTGCTCCTTGGCAGTACCATCCATGTTTttgggttgatgatggcatccatttcatctcaATATTATCAATTCATTCT CTGTATCACAACATGGTTTCTGAAGAAACGTGCTCTAGCAATGGGAATCGCCGCCAGTGGATCTAGTATGGGCGGAGTCGTGATGCCTATTATGGTAAATCGACTTATACCCATTATCGGTTTTGGTTGGACAATGCGAACATGCGCATTTATGATGCTGGGTCTCCTGATCATAACCAATTTGACAGTTCGATCACGACTACGTCCTCAGCCGAAAAACTTCGGAGttgcatctttttttgcagCATTTAAAGAtcctccttttctcttgttaGCGATGGCCGGATTCTTCTACTCTATGG GGATGTCGCCAGAGCTCGCTGGTTATCTGGTTTCTATGTTCAATGGGGCAAG CGGTATCGGACGCATTCTCCCCGGATACATAGCTGATAAAGTGGGAAACTTTAACGTATCCCTTTTCGCCGCATGCCTATCGACGATTTTAGTCTTTGGAGTCTGGCTGCCTGGACATTCCCATGCAACTACTATAGTCTTTGCGTCTCTATTTGGACTCAGCACTGGAACCTATACAGCTATGAGCCCTGCCCTGGTGGCCCAAATATCCGACATACGGGAAATCGGACTAAGATCAGGAGCAATGTACGCATTCATGTCTATAGCGGCTCTTACGGGAAGCCCCATTGGAGGGGCCCTCATTACTGCAGCAGGAGGAAGTTATTGGAAATTGCAAGTTTTCACTGGGGTCATGCTTGCTGTAGGAAGCGCCTTTTATGGAGCTTCAAAGCTCTACCTGGCGAAAG TTGCTGCGTTGGGAAAGACTTCAAACCCCGTTTCAAACACTGGTTCACCTTCATTCCGTCACCACCGTAACCATGAGAAGGCGTTCGGTGCCATTGCACAG CCTGTCATGGAGCAGCACATTGATGCTATGGTGGTTGGGTTAGGGTTCAGCGGTATATACCAGTTATACAAACTCCGTGAGCTTGGTCTCTCAGTGAAAGCTGTCGAGGCTGCTCCTGAAGTTGGAGGTACATGGTACTGGAACAGATATCCGGGTGCAACGAGCGACACGCATAGCGAAGTTTTTCGCTATAGTTGGGATAAGGAGGATTTACTCACTTATCCTTGGAAGACTCGATATCTACCCCAGGCCGAAATAAAAGGGTACTTGAAGCACGTGGTTAAACGCCATGATCTAGAGCAGCATATCCAACTGAACACTCGTATGGAGTCGGCGCATTATCTCGACAACAGCTGGCAAATACGACTATCTACTGGTGAAACGTTTCGAGCAAGATATCTCACCACGGCTCTAGGCGCGTTATCGAAAACTTATTTTCCTCAGATTCCTGGTCTTGACACCTTTACCGGCGAAATGTACCATACGGG AAACTGGCCAGACGCCCATGATTTCTCGAAGAAATGCGTTGGAGTCATCGGCAACGGTTCTACCGGCGTCCAGCTCATCATAAGCCTTGCTGATCAAGCCAAGCAACTGGTTTCATTCCAACGACACCCACAACACGTGGTTCCAAACGGTGATGGCCAAGTTACGGCAGAAGATCGGAAACGCATCAATAAGAACTATGATGAAATATGGAAAAACGTCAAGACAAACATCTCCGGACATGCTATTACAGAGTCATCAATCCCGGCCATGAGCGTCACCGCTGAGGAGCGCGAGCGCGTATTTGAGCAAGTCTGGAAGACAGGCAACGGAATAAAGTTCCTATTCGGTACTTTTGGAGATATCGCCATAAGTGACGAAGCGAACAAGGAAGCGGCGGACTTCATTGGCAGAAATATTAAGCACATTGTCAAAGACCCTATCAAGGCCCGCACTTTAACTCCGCCTGGTGGATTCAACCGCCGCCCAGTCACAGCCAACGGCTACTACGAGACTTTTAACAAAGAAAATGTCGACGTTGTGGATGTGCTGAATACGCCTATGGAAATCTTTCCAAATGGTATTAAGCTCTCGGATGGTACAGTGTACAATCTGGATGTTATTGTATTTGCTACGGGCTTTGACGCCGTCGATGGCATGTACCATGAAATTTCGATAGTCGGACAGAGCGGCCGGACGCTAGAAGATCACTGGGCCGATGGAGCGAAAGCGTATCTAGCCACTACGATGAATGGGTTTCCAAACATGTTTGTGGTTAACGGGCCTCAAGGTCCATTGACCAACGTACCACCTCTCATCGAAACCCAAGTGGACTTCATTACAGGTCTCATTGCTACTGCAGAAACAAGCAAGGAAAAAATGGCAACTGAATCTCAAAACGGAAATAAGCAGCTAGGGCCAGTAATTGAAGTTACGCAGGAAGCtgaggatggatggctggCAAAAATTAATGAGATCGGCGCAATGACTGTGTTTGCCAAAGGAGGGTCATGGCTCACTGGAGCTAACGTCGATGGAAAGAAGCAGGTATTTCTATATTACGTGGGAGGGGTAGGCAATTATAACAGGGTTGTTCAGGCTGAAATAGACGCAGGGTATCCTAGCTTCAACAGATTCTACTGA
- a CDS encoding enoyl-(Acyl carrier protein) reductase domain-containing protein: MAESIQNGVFRRNNTVPPADNGVMALFSLAGKTAIISGAGGGIGLAAAKAYAEAGANVAIWYNTNSETIEKAASIEKAFNVKCRAYKVDVTSCDEVEAAVDTVVKEFGGRLDIFVANSGTSWGDEAFIDADISRYHNLMKINADGVVYCARAAGKHFRRQKVEGTTTDGSKLTNYSSGSFIATASMSGRIVNIPRRQAAYNASKAHVIHLCKSLAIEWLGFARVNSVSPGYVRTGLSGTVAEETMNSIKDKIPMGRFGETVEMQGIYLYLASDASSYATGADFIVDGGYSAP, translated from the exons ATGGCCGAAAGCATTCAGAATGGCGTTTTTCGGCGCAACAACACTGTGCCTCCAGCAGATAATGGAGTAATGGCACTCTTCTCTCTAGCAGGCAAGACAGCGATAATCTCAGGTGCGGGGGGAGGAATTGGCCTGGCTGCGGCCAAAGCCTACGCTGAAGCGGGTGCCAATGTGGCCATTTGGTACAATACAAATAGCGAGACCATCGAGAAGGCTGCTAGCATTGAGAAAGCCTTCAATGTCAAAT GCAGAGCATATAAAGTAGACGTCACATCATGTGATGAAGTGGAAGCGGCGGTAGACACAGTTGTCAAAGAATTCGGTGGACGTCTCGACATATTCGTCGCTAATTCGGGTACTTCCTGGGGAGATGAGGCATTCATTGATGCGGACATTAGCAGATACCACAATCTCATGAAGATCAATGCTGATGGTGTCGTTTATTGCGCACGCGCTGCTGGCAAGCACTTTCGCCGCCAGAAAGTAGAGGGCACAACAACAGATGGATCAAAATTAACCAATTACTCAAGCGGCAGCTTCATTGCAACCGCGAGCATGTCAGGGCGCATTGTTAACATCCCTCGGCGTCAGGCTGCATACAATGCCTCTAAAGCGCACGTTATTCATTTAT GCAAATCCCTTGCGATTGAATGGCTTGGGTTCGCTCGCGTCAACAGCGTATCTCCTGGATATGTACGCACTGGCCTATCAGGGACAGTAGCTGAGGAGACTATGAACTCCATCAAAGATAAAATCCCAATGGG GCGTTTTGGCGAGACCGTTGAGATGCAGGGCATCTATCTTTATTTAGCCTCTGATGCTTCCTCTTACGCAACTGGGGCCGATTTTATCGTCGACGGTGGTTATTCCGCTCcataa
- a CDS encoding protein phosphatase 2C domain-containing protein produces the protein MIRSSGRRIAVNTQPHRQWMTQCQKPSPRWQSTAEVSKPSKSSTGSLAIWGAAAVVATGGTAYWLNKKPTNNTIPNVPILKPVTSDAEIPITSPVKALDLRSANEKLREQAQSFVFDSANGGKGRVDTVRVASNDPVEDEWSIGFGGGIQGEKTLYAGVFDGHAGWATSKVLKEALIPYVSSSLAKIGHTSSGDVVDAAIKKAFTNLDDRIMSNAQKAVDGGWSCALLTIYEPKSSTLRTAVTGDSRAVLGSWSADAKAFTAHALSKDQTGFNEEEVKRLNAEHPGEGSDILSAETGRLMGIAVTRGFGDHRWKWTNEFIKHLQSNFYGSAPRPKSKTPPYMTASPEVTTRKVESSDFVILASDGLWDVMSNDDAVACVSRWLAARRKGKPEVVQDAKFTSYTLDEDGYASYKATPEYFAIEDLDNAAVCLVKNALGGNRRGLFCGAMTVPTPTSRYMRDDITVQIVFFKDP, from the exons ATGATTCGCTCTTCTGGTCGTCGCATAGCGGTAAACACGCAACCTCACAGGCAATGGATGACACAATGTCAAAAGCCTTCTCCACGATGGCAGTCTACTGCTGAAGTCTCAAAGCCGTCAAAGTCCTCTACAGGGTCCTTGGCTATCTGGGGAGCTGCCGCCGTGGTTGCCACCGGAGGGACAGCCTATTGGCTGAATAAGAAACCAACTAACAACACGATACCCAACGTCCCCATTCTCAAGCCTGTCACTTCGGATGCGGAAATTCCGATTACATCTCCAGTGAAAGCGTTGGATCTTAGATCTGCAAACGAAAAATTGCGAGAACAAGCTCAATCATTCGTGTTTGACAGCGCAAATGGGGGAAAGGGCCGTGTTGATACTGTCCGCGTCGCCAGCAATGACCCAGTGGAGGATGAATGGTCCATTGGGTTTGGTGGCGGGATCCAGGGCGAGAAGACGTTGTACGCTGGAGTTTTTGATGGCCATGC TGGCTGGGCTACGTCTAAAGTCCTAAAAGAGGCACTGATTCCGTATGTCTCCTCATCTCTGGCGAAGATAGGGCATACCAGTTCCGGAGATGTTGTCGACGCCGCAATCAAAAAAGCATTTACAAATCTTGATGATCGCATCATGTCAAATGCCCAAAAGGCTGTCGATGGAGGCT GGTCCTGCGCTCTGCTTACCATTTATGAGCCTAAGTCGTCCACCCTGCGTACAGCTGTGACCGGAGATTCGCGGGCCGTTTTGGGATCTTGGTCGGCTGATGCCAAGGCATTCACGGCCCATGCACTGAGCAAAGACCAGACTGGAttcaatgaagaagaagttaaGCGGCTGAATGCTGAGCACCCTGGCGAAGGTAGCGACATTCTCAGTGCTGAAACCGGAAGACTCATGGGCATTGCGGTCACAAGAGGATTTGGCGACCATCGCTGGAAATGGACAAATGAGTTCATCAAGCATCTGCAATCCAATTTTTATGGCAGTGCTCCCCGCCCTAAATCGAAGACACCTCCATATATGACAGCCTCCCCAGAGGTCACCACCAGGAAAGTTGAATCGTCAGACTTTGTGATTCTTGCCTCTGATGGTTTGTGGGATGTAATGTCCAACGATGACGCGGTGGCCTGTGTATCTCGATGGCTGGCAGCTCGTCGGAAAGGGAAGCCGGAGGTTGTGCAGGACGCCAAGTTCACTTCATACACGCTCGATGAGGATGGATATGCCAGTTATAAAGCAACGCCCGAGTACTTTGCTATAGAAGATCTGGATAATGCGGCAGTGTGTTTGGTTAAGAATGCGCTTGGTGGGAACAGGAGAGGGCTATTTTGCGGAGCCATGACTGTGCCCACTCCTACAAGCCGATATATGAGGGATGATATCACGGTGCAAATTGTGTTTTTCAAAGACCCTTAA
- a CDS encoding protein kinase domain-containing protein translates to MTQTQPTTDSDGIPTDVTSDIEFAVFSADNEAAIHLLETVQCKSSPPTLKSDENTIGYRLSIPLSCDSPDARRFRWRIGAGASPALVEKGLCCCEPDILLCPPGRTPSSAAVRRFIKDIHATIHFHPQSGVLLLKTHSNRPLIYEQGDVDNDDLILDMLGKVNTCVLRRQRNFLRFGQYRFALEFIVKDGDLSRVKAQLDENLGCRFNGSRPSQLLNFIPVQHPETSWNVWLHQKIPNTSITSGVNIHTGQPVAVKKLQITARSRQHTLRRLQFAYQYKGKPDKGVLGIIDAWCEHKTSPPCLLSESEASHRCRRLSYSMPLAEHHFLNMPWKKIDTNTRLLDFHQTLVGLAELHRQDVTHGNITPESLLLLPGTKPTPMTDRSLPRKAVISLSMQQLDKHSPSVCVAPEVWRNRKTVDGTKVDVWALAASWLFAFVRPPSGIMITKASYQTLQKTLDTQIEKGFMKDSFAALLRQMLAWEPHDRPTTTELLADPTWESVLAHAQSIEDNKKRKRMEKIQRSSSQGRRVRLLSPDVND, encoded by the coding sequence ATGACACAAACACAACCAACGACTGATTCCGATGGTATACCGACCGATGTGACCAGCGATATCGAGTTTGCAGTCTTTTCTGCCGACAATGAGGCTGCAATTCACCTTTTAGAAACCGTCCAGTGCAAATCATCGCCCCCGACGCTCAAGAGTGACGAGAACACAATCGGCTACCGACTATCAATACCTTTGTCATGCGACAGTCCAGACGCTAGACGGTTCAGATGGCGCATTGGCGCTGGTGCATCTCCGGCGTTGGTTGAGAAAGGATTGTGCTGTTGTGAGCCAGATATTCTCCTGTGTCCACCGGGGAGGACGCCCAGCTCTGCGGCAGTTCGACGATTCATCAAAGACATACACGCCACCATTCATTTCCATCCGCAGTCTGGAGTTTTGCTGCTCAAGACACACTCTAATCGACCTCTTATATACGAGCAAGGCGATGTGGATAATGACGATTTGATACTGGACATGTTGGGGAAGGTCAATACATGCGTTCTGCGGCGACAACGGAACTTCCTTCGCTTTGGCCAATACCGCTTCGCTCTCGAATTCATTGTCAAAGACGGCGACTTGAGCAGAGTCAAGGCACAGCTTGACGAGAATCTCGGTTGCCGCTTCAACGGTTCCCGACCTTCCCAGCTGCTAAATTTTATTCCTGTTCAGCACCCTGAGACGTCTTGGAACGTATGGCTGCATCAAAAAATTCCAAACACTTCTATAACATCGGGTGTAAATATCCATACTGGACAGCCAGTTGCTGTTAAAAAGCTGCAAATAACGGCTAGATCACGGCAGCACACGCTGCGCCGATTGCAGTTCGCATACCAGTATAAGGGCAAACCAGACAAGGGCGTTCTCGGTATCATTGACGCCTGGTGTGAACACAAGACATCACCGCCATGTCTGTTGAGCGAGTCCGAAGCTTCCCATCGCTGCAGGCGTTTATCCTATTCCATGCCTCTCGCCGAACACCATTTTCTCAACATGCCTTGGAAGAAGATAGACACAAACACTCGTCTTCTTGATTTCCATCAGACTTTAGTAGGGCTTGCCGAACTACATCGACAAGATGTTACGCATGGAAATATCACGCCCGAGTCGTTGCTTCTATTACCTGGTACTAAGCCCACCCCAATGACTGATCGCTCTCTGCCCAGAAAGGCGgttatttctctttctatGCAGCAACTAGACAAGCACAGTCCGAGCGTCTGTGTTGCCCCAGAGGTTTGGCGAAATCGGAAAACCGTGGATGGAACTAAAGTTGATGTCTGGGCActcgctgcttcttggctctTCGCTTTCGTGCGACCACCAAGCGGTATCATGATAACCAAAGCGTCTTACCAAACCCTGCAAAAGACTCTGGATACGCAGATTGAAAAGGGCTTTATGAAAGACTCATTTGCGGCCCTTTTACGACAAATGCTCGCCTGGGAGCCGCACGACCGACCGACCACGACCGAACTACTTGCAGATCCAACATGGGAATCTGTTCTGGCACATGCACAGTCGATTGAAGATAACAAGAAGCGAAAGCGAATGGAAAAGATACAGCGCTCTTCTAGCCAAGGGAGGAGAGTCAGGTTACTCTCTCCAGACGTAAAtgattga
- a CDS encoding NADH:flavin oxidoreductase / NADH oxidase family domain-containing protein yields the protein MASPDSLLFKPLKFGKVELGHRVVLSALTRLRADKNHVATDLMKEYYLQRTSIAGGLIIAESASIAKHHGGMSYTSAIWGEEHIQGWKPIVDVVHNKGGFIYLQLMAFGRAASRSAAEEDGFTIKAPSAIPFERSETPEEMTLEDIKSTVQDYVQAAKNAMRAGFDGVELYAANGYLLDQFIQDVSNQRTDEYGGSIENRNRIVVEIVQAVADTVGPERVGIKLSPWSEFQGMRMKNPIPQFTDLVKKINNIGIGYLNLIESRVSGIDYTDGTEKLDWAWAVWDKAIIATGGYLPETALELVEKHPDRDIVVAFGRRYVSNPDLPFRIQRGLELNPYDRSSFYKVGAPDGLIDYPFSEEYLALQKN from the coding sequence ATGGCCTCTCCAGACTCTCTTCTATTTAAGCCTCTAAAATTCGGCAAGGTAGAGCTTGGCCACCGTGTTGTATTATCGGCTCTTACACGACTCCGTGCCGACAAAAACCATGTTGCTACAGACCTGATGAAGGAGTATTACCTTCAGCGTACTTCGATAGCAGGCGGTCTTATTATCGCTGAATCCGCCTCAATTGCTAAGCACCATGGCGGTATGTCCTACACTTCAGCTATATGGGGCGAGGAACACATCCAAGGCTGGAAACCCATCGTCGATGTAGTTCATAACAAAGGCGGCTTTATATATCTTCAGCTTATGGCCTTTGGAAGGGCTGCTTCACGttcagctgctgaagaggatggatTTACGATCAAAGCTCCTAGTGCTATTCCTTTTGAGAGAAGTGAGACGCCAGAAGAGATGACTCTCGAAGATATCAAGAGTACAGTCCAGGATTACGTCCAAGCAGCCAAAAACGCCATGCGCGCTGGATTCGACGGCGTTGAGCTCTACGCTGCCAACGGCTACCTCCTTGATCAGTTCATTCAGGATGTGAGCAACCAGCGGACTGATGAGTATGGTGGCAGCATCGAGAACAGAAATCGCATAGTTGTAGAGATCGTCCAAGCAGTCGCCGATACTGTTGGCCCAGAACGTGTAGGAATCAAGCTGAGCCCATGGTCTGAGTTCCAGGGCATGAGAATGAAAAATCCAATTCCACAGTTCACTGATCTTGTTAAAAAGATCAACAACATTGGAATTGGCTATCTGAATCTCATTGAGTCTCGGGTCTCAGGAATTGACTACACGGATGGCACAGAGAAGCTGGACTGGGCATGGGCAGTCTGGGACAAGGCCATTATTGCAACAGGAGGCTATCTGCCTGAGACGGCACTGGAACTGGTTGAGAAGCATCCTGACAGGGATATTGTCGTTGCCTTCGGAAGGCGATATGTCTCGAACCCTGACCTGCCATTCCGGATCCAGAGAGGTCTTGAGCTCAACCCGTATGACCGCAGTTCATTCTACAAAGTGGGCGCTCCTGACGGACTCATTGACTATCCATTTAGCGAGGAGTATTTGGCGTTGCAGAAAAACTAA
- a CDS encoding myb-like DNA-binding domain-containing protein yields MSRTGSRRQSGRWTNVEDEILIRKVRAQEVLGQPRDWSSIAAIISGRSNKDCRKRWVRLNGCIKKGEWSPSEDTQLRDAFEQFGARWVQVSRYIKTRSADQCAARWQNYLDPNIKRQKWSHDEDLRLLQAFSVHGSNWKMIQMHDLIDRSLQDIRNRYVFIGGSGVASHKK; encoded by the exons ATGAGTCGGACAGGATCTCGACGCCAAAGTGGACGCTGGACAAATGTCGAGGATGAAATCCTAATACGCAAAGTTAGGGCGCAGG AAGTGTTAGGACAGCCCAGAGACTGGAGTTCTATCGCGGCCATTATTAGCGGTAGATCGAACAAAGACTGTCGAAAACGCTGGGTGAGACTCAACGGCTGCATAAAGAAGGGCGAATGGAGCCCTAGTGAAGATACACAGTTGCGCGATGCTTTCGAGCAATTTGGTGCTCG ATGGGTTCAAGTGTCAAGATATATAAAGACGCGTTCTGCGGATC AATGCGCCGCGAGGTGGCAGAACTACTTGGACCCCAACATCAAACGACAGAAGTGGTCACATGATGAAGACCTGCGCCTCCTACAAGCTTTTAGTGTACATGGAAGCAATTGGAAGATGATACAAATGCATGACCTCATAGATCGATCTCTGCAAGACATTCGCAACCGGTATGTTTTCATCGGTGGCTCTGGTGTAGCCTCCCACAAGAAGTAA
- a CDS encoding metallo-beta-lactamase superfamily domain-containing protein: protein MSPLRADVFTTPSIPFIIPGGKPGQQSHWSPTTATLISGECEAILVDTLWTVQQANNLADWIERTIPGKRLTTVYITHGHGDHFLGLKTLRKRFPAFQTLATPRVIARMKKELEPKYFQRAWGSLFPNQIDHDSVLPEELGDSNTLSLEGHVLQVHEAGDSDTTDTTFLHIPDLNLIVAGDIVYNDVHPFLGEAATPERRRSWLVCLEKIAKLNPHTVIAGHKRDGAVDGSNNVQATIEYIETFEKMLLQTKDAIELFQRMSEKYPTRINPQALTASCRNAWSAKKKAEKTVTKL, encoded by the coding sequence ATGTCTCCCTTACGAGCAGACGTTTTCACAACTCCGTCTATCCCTTTCATTATCCCAGGCGGGAAACCGGGTCAACAATCGCATTGGTCTCCTACAACTGCCACACTGATCTCGGGAGAATGTGAGGCGATTCTTGTCGATACCCTGTGGACAGTTCAGCAGGCAAATAATTTGGCCGATTGGATTGAAAGGACAATCCCTGGGAAGCGACTCACAACCGTCTACATTACTCACGGACACGGTGACCACTTTCTTGGACTTAAAACTCTCCGCAAACGCTTTCCTGCCTTTCAAACGTTGGCCACTCCGCGTGTAATCGCTcgaatgaagaaagagctTGAGCCAAAATATTTCCAACGTGCGTGGGGAAGTCTCTTTCCCAATCAGATTGACCACGACAGCGTGTTACCGGAGGAGCTTGGAGATAGCAATACTTTATCACTCGAAGGCCACGTTCTGCAGGTACATGAAGCTGGCGACTCCGATACAACTGACACCACTTTCTTACACATTCCTGATCTCAATTTAATTGTCGCCGGCGACATTGTGTACAATGATGTGCATCCATTCTTGGGGGAAGCAGCTACGCCTGAAAGGCGCCGTAGTTGGCTTGTATGTCTCGAAAAGATTGCCAAATTGAATCCGCATACGGTGATTGCAGGGCATAAGAGAGATGGAGCCGTTGATGGAAGCAATAACGTGCAGGCCACAATCGAGTATATCGAGACATTTGAGAAGATGCTTTTGCAGACTAAAGATGCAATCGAGCTATTCCAAAGGATGTCTGAGAAGTACCCGACTCGCATCAACCCGCAGGCCCTGACAGCATCATGTCGGAATGCATGgtcagcaaagaagaaagccgAAAAGACTGTAACTAAGCTCTAG
- a CDS encoding ergosterol biosynthesis ERG4/ERG24 family domain-containing protein → MGVKQKTIPPTTVSLLKKREKDATSTIATKLTDGASDEFEFGGSIGVASLMIGFPLIMWYMWIGATYYDGNLPYPESNQSWLEFGQHLGQLVYLGAYPTAKAWAIFWIFFIMEAVMYCYMPGVSSHGRPLRHEGGKRLPYYCSAYTSFYATLGIAAALHITGLFPLYTLIDEFGSIMTVAILSGFINSFIVYFQAIVRGRTHRLTGYPIYDFFMGAELNPRIGILDFKMFYEVRIPWFILFLITCSVGARQYETYGYVSSEVIFLAAAHFLYANACAKAEQMIITSWDMYFEKLGFLLTFWNLAGVPFTYCHCALYLANHHPSEYRWNPYALTLLSVIYIFMYWMWDSANGQKNAFRHKSIDNPKTIKTDTGDQILVDGWFAIIRKPNYVPDMFFSMAWGLITGFKSPFPWFYFVFFMVMIIHRTRRDIMRCRRKYGEAWTRYEKQVPYIFIPELSWYILRSVA, encoded by the exons atgggtGTGAAACAGAAAACCATCCCTCCTACGACCGTGTCCCtactgaagaagagggagaaggatGCGACTTCAACTATAGCAACCAAACTCACAGATGGCGCATCAGATGAATTCGAATTCGGCGGTTCTATTGGTGTTGCCTCATTGATGATAGGCTTTCCCTTGATAATGTGGTATATGTGGATAGGTGCGACCTATTATGACGGAAATCTACCTTACCCCGAAAGCAATCAGTCGTGGCTTGAATTTGGACAGCACCTGGGCCAGCTAGTCTATTTGGGGGCATATCCAACTGCAAAAGCTTGGGCAATCTTTTGGATATTCTTTATCATGGAAGCTGTCATGTATTGCTATATGCCCGGCGTGTCTAGCCATGGTCGACCTCTGAGACACGAAGGCGGCAAAAGGCTTCCTTATTACTGCTCTGCATATACCAGCTTTTATGCCACGTTAGGTATTGCTGCCGCGTTACATATTACTGGTCTATTTCCATTGTACACTCTAATTGACGAGTTTGGGTCAATCATGACCGTCGCTATCCTGTCTGGATTtatcaacagcttcatcgtCTACTTCCAAGCCATTGTACGCGGACGAACCCACAGGCTCACGGGATACCCCATCTACGACTTTTTCATGGGCGCTGAATTGAATCCGCGCATTGGTATCCTAGACTTCAAAATGTTCTATGAAGTCAGGATCCCTTGGTTTATACTGTTTCTCATCACCTGTTCTGTGGGTGCTCGTCAGTATGAAACATATGGTTACGTTTCTTCTGAGGTAATATTTCTGGCTGCCGCTCACTTTCTATATGCCAACGCTTGCGCCAAAGCTGAGCAAATGATTATTACAAGTTG GGACATGTACTTTGAGAAACTCGGCTTCCTCCTCACCTTTTGGAACTTGGCTGGTGTACCATTTACCTATTGTCACTGTGCCCTTTACCTAGCTAACCACCATCCATCTGAATACCGCTGGAATCCATATGCTCTCACGCTTCTTAGCGTGATATACATTTTCATGTACTGGATGTGGGACAGCGCAAACGGCCAAAAGAATGCATTTCGCCATAAA TCCATCGATAATCCCAAGACTATTAAGACCGACACGGGCGATCAGATCTTAGTTGATGGATGGTTTGCCATTATCCGAAAGCCAAATTACGTTCCTGATATGTTCTTTTCTATGGCTTGGGGGTTAATTACCGGCTTCAA AAGCCCATTTCCCTGGTTTTacttcgtcttcttcatggtCATGATTATTCATCGAACAAGGCGGGATATCATGAGGTGTAGGAGGAAGTACGGCGAGGCCTGGACACGATATGAGAAACAGGTCCCGTATATTTTTATACCG GAACTCAGCTGGTACATCCTTAGGAGTGTAGCCTGA